A single region of the Oncorhynchus kisutch isolate 150728-3 linkage group LG30, Okis_V2, whole genome shotgun sequence genome encodes:
- the LOC109874587 gene encoding uncharacterized protein LOC109874587 isoform X1 has translation MQIDESNRDPPHTPTETQICSLSKSNLNYSRRVAAWLSSPLVSVVQIICRRLGKLEMISFWLLCWRLLRATAGVKTIKGNEVIEGCSAIDTPQEKEKEQESQSGVIAMETSQLSEMANLTDYKMDSGETEDQRHLLSESEEECDREPFAEYRGTRENLKTSVDEPDEDDESGEVNREEETHNFETGRNDFSLTQLLNSSSIFGSEPVCKVEDLLAQGHLGNSSPSEVTVTQESILEQRIREEVSSDVSTGSCHDPDRDDLSDCLQVEMAIVSSDSEADDQWRSTFASTVNKEEGCDGNAQDALEKDRAAGEAENGAKGETGDSPRVLEQPDCPTECEIQDMPSGKFQGLSKIPEDEEEVSQGRTRKVSRSTSASSSASSDPDKKVPKDYCVIQEMKSKNISTEHVDFQGARKQWRQMEEQTQGEVQVHQPTVRQQGMCQGGHSAMYTPVRNIDRPRRDPEIDSLALGDFQHSQFSPCSEDSGMDDFSYRSLYEDSDNPVEREIRQTIEREENFRREREIAKQGQAGESSAHSKTRPTTLYPGKYGKGLCHEVEEKRKMFESSDPGCRPLRSPKAKNPTVSISTSPSPTPRGATYHEMTAQNVIILEPDSYPTSPRHRTRGSLLSPGPSRYSEWPLETSANVIILETSNLIIRSASEFCLSSASCQETQESTFLNNPFFKLRSRSSMSLVDQEIKMVKQREEEWRRQKSQMQTKEKYDTVLVSPNLLDNLSFDKAEVPLKCVSSPSSPSRTRKLDRSALSCDHRFPESLSPGPRKKNAMAQRWEAGLFVNHEKE, from the exons AGAGCCACAGCTGGAGTGAAGACGATAAAGGGGAATGAAGTGATTGAGGGCTGCAGTGCTATCGACACTCCacaagagaaagaaaaagaacaAGAATCCCAATCTGGGGTCATAGCCATGGAGACCAGCCAGCTTTCAGAGATGGCGAACCTAACAGACTATAAAATGGATTCTGGGGAAACAGAGGACCAGAGACACCTGCTTAGCGAAAGCGAGGAAGAATGTGACCGAGAACCTTTCGCAGAATACAGAGGAACAAGAGAGAACTTAAAAACATCAGTGGATGAACCGGACGAAGATGATGAAAGTGGTGAggtgaacagagaggaggagactcaCAACTTTGAGACAGGACGAAATGATTTCAGTCTAACACAGTTACTCAACTCCTCAAGTATATTTGGTAGTGAACCCGTTTGCAAGGTGGAAGACCTGCTTGCACAAGGTCACCTGGGCAACTCTTCTCCATCAGAAGTGACGGTGACACAAGAGTCCATCTTGGAGCAGCGCATCCGAGAGGAGGTCTCCTCAGATGTCTCAACAGGGTCCtgtcacgaccctgaccgagaCGACCTGAGTGACTGTCTCCAGGTAGAAATGGCCATCGTGTCATCAGACAGCGAGGCTGACGACCAGTGGAGGTCCACTTTTGCCTCTACAGTCAACAAGGAGGAAGGCTGTGATGGAAATGCTCAAGATGCCCTCGAGAAGGACAGAGCCGCAGGGGAGGCAGAGAATGGGGCCAAGGGTGAAACTGGAGATAGTCCTCGCGTTCTTGAACAACCCGATTGCCCGACAGAATGCGAGATCCAAGACATGCCCTCTGGCAAGTTCCAGGGCTTATCCAAAATTCCAGAGGATGAAGAAGAGGTCAGCCAAGGCAGGACTCGCAAAGTGAGTCGTTCTACATCTGCAAGCTCTTCTGCAAGCTCTGACCCCGACAAGAAGGTTCCTAAAGACTACTGTGTGATACAAGAAATGAAGAGCAAGAACATTAGTACAGAGCATGTGGACTTCCAGGGGGCTCGGAAGCAGTGGCGTCAAATGGAGGAGCAGACCCAAGGAGAGGTCCAGGTCCACCAGCCCACTGTCAGACAGCAGGGGATGTGCCAGGGAGGTCACAGCGCCATGTACACACCCGTCAGGAACATTGACCGACCCAGGAGGGACCCCGAAATTGACAGCCTTGCCCTTGGTGACTTTCAACACTCTCAGTTCAGCCCATGTTCAGAAGACTCAGGTATGGATGACTTCAGCTACAGGTCCCTTTACGAGGACTCAGACAACCCTGTCGAAAGGGAGATACGGCAGACCATAGAGCGTGAGGAGAACTTCAGGCGTGAGAGAGAGATTGCCAAACAGGGTCAAGCTGGAGAATCATCTGCACATTCGAAAACCCGACCAACTACTCTCTACCCCGGCAAGTACGGCAAAGGCCTTTGCCATGAGGTGGAAGAGAAACGGAAGATGTTTGAGTCTAGTGATCCCGGATGCAGGCCTTTGAGGTCTCCCAAAGCAAAGAACCCAACAGTCTCCATATCCACCTCCCCATCGCCCACACCAAGGGGTGCAACCTACCATGAGATGACCGCCCAAAATGTTATCATCCTGGAGCCGGACTCCTACCCCACCAGCCCGAGGCACCGCACCCGGGGATCCTTGCTATCTCCGGGGCCCAGCAGGTACAGTGAGTGGCCCTTGGAGACGTCAGCCAACGTCATCATTTTGGAGACGTCCAACCTGATCATCCGGAGTGCCTCTGAGTTCTGCCTGAGCTCGGCCTCCTGCCAGGAGACCCAGGAGAGCACATTTCTCAACAACCCCTTCTTCAAGCTGCGCTCACGGAGCTCCATGTCCCTGGTGGACCAGGAGATTAAGATGGtgaagcagagggaggaggagtggaggaggcaGAAGAGCCAGATGCAGACCAAGGAGAAGTACGACACCGTCCTGGTGTCCCCAAACCTCCTTGATAACCTGAGCTTTGATAAAGCAG AAGTGCCACTGAAATGTGTGTCTTCCCCTTCATCACCATCAAGGACTCGAAAGCTGGACCGCTCCGCCCTGTCATGTGACCATAGG TTCCCAGAATCACTCTCCCCAGGACCAAGGAAAAAGAATGCCATGGCTCAGAGATGGGAGGCAGGACTATTTGTCAACCATGAAAAAGAGTAA
- the LOC109874587 gene encoding uncharacterized protein LOC109874587 isoform X3: METSQLSEMANLTDYKMDSGETEDQRHLLSESEEECDREPFAEYRGTRENLKTSVDEPDEDDESGEVNREEETHNFETGRNDFSLTQLLNSSSIFGSEPVCKVEDLLAQGHLGNSSPSEVTVTQESILEQRIREEVSSDVSTGSCHDPDRDDLSDCLQVEMAIVSSDSEADDQWRSTFASTVNKEEGCDGNAQDALEKDRAAGEAENGAKGETGDSPRVLEQPDCPTECEIQDMPSGKFQGLSKIPEDEEEVSQGRTRKVSRSTSASSSASSDPDKKVPKDYCVIQEMKSKNISTEHVDFQGARKQWRQMEEQTQGEVQVHQPTVRQQGMCQGGHSAMYTPVRNIDRPRRDPEIDSLALGDFQHSQFSPCSEDSGMDDFSYRSLYEDSDNPVEREIRQTIEREENFRREREIAKQGQAGESSAHSKTRPTTLYPGKYGKGLCHEVEEKRKMFESSDPGCRPLRSPKAKNPTVSISTSPSPTPRGATYHEMTAQNVIILEPDSYPTSPRHRTRGSLLSPGPSRYSEWPLETSANVIILETSNLIIRSASEFCLSSASCQETQESTFLNNPFFKLRSRSSMSLVDQEIKMVKQREEEWRRQKSQMQTKEKYDTVLVSPNLLDNLSFDKAEVPLKCVSSPSSPSRTRKLDRSALSCDHRFPESLSPGPRKKNAMAQRWEAGLFVNHEKE; the protein is encoded by the exons ATGGAGACCAGCCAGCTTTCAGAGATGGCGAACCTAACAGACTATAAAATGGATTCTGGGGAAACAGAGGACCAGAGACACCTGCTTAGCGAAAGCGAGGAAGAATGTGACCGAGAACCTTTCGCAGAATACAGAGGAACAAGAGAGAACTTAAAAACATCAGTGGATGAACCGGACGAAGATGATGAAAGTGGTGAggtgaacagagaggaggagactcaCAACTTTGAGACAGGACGAAATGATTTCAGTCTAACACAGTTACTCAACTCCTCAAGTATATTTGGTAGTGAACCCGTTTGCAAGGTGGAAGACCTGCTTGCACAAGGTCACCTGGGCAACTCTTCTCCATCAGAAGTGACGGTGACACAAGAGTCCATCTTGGAGCAGCGCATCCGAGAGGAGGTCTCCTCAGATGTCTCAACAGGGTCCtgtcacgaccctgaccgagaCGACCTGAGTGACTGTCTCCAGGTAGAAATGGCCATCGTGTCATCAGACAGCGAGGCTGACGACCAGTGGAGGTCCACTTTTGCCTCTACAGTCAACAAGGAGGAAGGCTGTGATGGAAATGCTCAAGATGCCCTCGAGAAGGACAGAGCCGCAGGGGAGGCAGAGAATGGGGCCAAGGGTGAAACTGGAGATAGTCCTCGCGTTCTTGAACAACCCGATTGCCCGACAGAATGCGAGATCCAAGACATGCCCTCTGGCAAGTTCCAGGGCTTATCCAAAATTCCAGAGGATGAAGAAGAGGTCAGCCAAGGCAGGACTCGCAAAGTGAGTCGTTCTACATCTGCAAGCTCTTCTGCAAGCTCTGACCCCGACAAGAAGGTTCCTAAAGACTACTGTGTGATACAAGAAATGAAGAGCAAGAACATTAGTACAGAGCATGTGGACTTCCAGGGGGCTCGGAAGCAGTGGCGTCAAATGGAGGAGCAGACCCAAGGAGAGGTCCAGGTCCACCAGCCCACTGTCAGACAGCAGGGGATGTGCCAGGGAGGTCACAGCGCCATGTACACACCCGTCAGGAACATTGACCGACCCAGGAGGGACCCCGAAATTGACAGCCTTGCCCTTGGTGACTTTCAACACTCTCAGTTCAGCCCATGTTCAGAAGACTCAGGTATGGATGACTTCAGCTACAGGTCCCTTTACGAGGACTCAGACAACCCTGTCGAAAGGGAGATACGGCAGACCATAGAGCGTGAGGAGAACTTCAGGCGTGAGAGAGAGATTGCCAAACAGGGTCAAGCTGGAGAATCATCTGCACATTCGAAAACCCGACCAACTACTCTCTACCCCGGCAAGTACGGCAAAGGCCTTTGCCATGAGGTGGAAGAGAAACGGAAGATGTTTGAGTCTAGTGATCCCGGATGCAGGCCTTTGAGGTCTCCCAAAGCAAAGAACCCAACAGTCTCCATATCCACCTCCCCATCGCCCACACCAAGGGGTGCAACCTACCATGAGATGACCGCCCAAAATGTTATCATCCTGGAGCCGGACTCCTACCCCACCAGCCCGAGGCACCGCACCCGGGGATCCTTGCTATCTCCGGGGCCCAGCAGGTACAGTGAGTGGCCCTTGGAGACGTCAGCCAACGTCATCATTTTGGAGACGTCCAACCTGATCATCCGGAGTGCCTCTGAGTTCTGCCTGAGCTCGGCCTCCTGCCAGGAGACCCAGGAGAGCACATTTCTCAACAACCCCTTCTTCAAGCTGCGCTCACGGAGCTCCATGTCCCTGGTGGACCAGGAGATTAAGATGGtgaagcagagggaggaggagtggaggaggcaGAAGAGCCAGATGCAGACCAAGGAGAAGTACGACACCGTCCTGGTGTCCCCAAACCTCCTTGATAACCTGAGCTTTGATAAAGCAG AAGTGCCACTGAAATGTGTGTCTTCCCCTTCATCACCATCAAGGACTCGAAAGCTGGACCGCTCCGCCCTGTCATGTGACCATAGG TTCCCAGAATCACTCTCCCCAGGACCAAGGAAAAAGAATGCCATGGCTCAGAGATGGGAGGCAGGACTATTTGTCAACCATGAAAAAGAGTAA
- the LOC109874587 gene encoding uncharacterized protein LOC109874587 isoform X4 produces METSQLSEMANLTDYKMDSGETEDQRHLLSESEEECDREPFAEYRGTRENLKTSVDEPDEDDESGEVNREEETHNFETGRNDFSLTQLLNSSSIFGSEPVCKVEDLLAQGHLGNSSPSEVTVTQESILEQRIREEVSSDVSTGSCHDPDRDDLSDCLQVEMAIVSSDSEADDQWRSTFASTVNKEEGCDGNAQDALEKDRAAGEAENGAKGETGDSPRVLEQPDCPTECEIQDMPSGKFQGLSKIPEDEEEVSQGRTRKVSRSTSASSSASSDPDKKVPKDYCVIQEMKSKNISTEHVDFQGARKQWRQMEEQTQGEVQVHQPTVRQQGMCQGGHSAMYTPVRNIDRPRRDPEIDSLALGDFQHSQFSPCSEDSGMDDFSYRSLYEDSDNPVEREIRQTIEREENFRREREIAKQGQAGESSAHSKTRPTTLYPGKYGKGLCHEVEEKRKMFESSDPGCRPLRSPKAKNPTVSISTSPSPTPRGATYHEMTAQNVIILEPDSYPTSPRHRTRGSLLSPGPSRYSEWPLETSANVIILETSNLIIRSASEFCLSSASCQETQESTFLNNPFFKLRSRSSMSLVDQEIKMVKQREEEWRRQKSQMQTKEKYDTVLVSPNLLDNLSFDKAEVPLKCVSSPSSPSRTRKLDRSALSCDHRFYR; encoded by the exons ATGGAGACCAGCCAGCTTTCAGAGATGGCGAACCTAACAGACTATAAAATGGATTCTGGGGAAACAGAGGACCAGAGACACCTGCTTAGCGAAAGCGAGGAAGAATGTGACCGAGAACCTTTCGCAGAATACAGAGGAACAAGAGAGAACTTAAAAACATCAGTGGATGAACCGGACGAAGATGATGAAAGTGGTGAggtgaacagagaggaggagactcaCAACTTTGAGACAGGACGAAATGATTTCAGTCTAACACAGTTACTCAACTCCTCAAGTATATTTGGTAGTGAACCCGTTTGCAAGGTGGAAGACCTGCTTGCACAAGGTCACCTGGGCAACTCTTCTCCATCAGAAGTGACGGTGACACAAGAGTCCATCTTGGAGCAGCGCATCCGAGAGGAGGTCTCCTCAGATGTCTCAACAGGGTCCtgtcacgaccctgaccgagaCGACCTGAGTGACTGTCTCCAGGTAGAAATGGCCATCGTGTCATCAGACAGCGAGGCTGACGACCAGTGGAGGTCCACTTTTGCCTCTACAGTCAACAAGGAGGAAGGCTGTGATGGAAATGCTCAAGATGCCCTCGAGAAGGACAGAGCCGCAGGGGAGGCAGAGAATGGGGCCAAGGGTGAAACTGGAGATAGTCCTCGCGTTCTTGAACAACCCGATTGCCCGACAGAATGCGAGATCCAAGACATGCCCTCTGGCAAGTTCCAGGGCTTATCCAAAATTCCAGAGGATGAAGAAGAGGTCAGCCAAGGCAGGACTCGCAAAGTGAGTCGTTCTACATCTGCAAGCTCTTCTGCAAGCTCTGACCCCGACAAGAAGGTTCCTAAAGACTACTGTGTGATACAAGAAATGAAGAGCAAGAACATTAGTACAGAGCATGTGGACTTCCAGGGGGCTCGGAAGCAGTGGCGTCAAATGGAGGAGCAGACCCAAGGAGAGGTCCAGGTCCACCAGCCCACTGTCAGACAGCAGGGGATGTGCCAGGGAGGTCACAGCGCCATGTACACACCCGTCAGGAACATTGACCGACCCAGGAGGGACCCCGAAATTGACAGCCTTGCCCTTGGTGACTTTCAACACTCTCAGTTCAGCCCATGTTCAGAAGACTCAGGTATGGATGACTTCAGCTACAGGTCCCTTTACGAGGACTCAGACAACCCTGTCGAAAGGGAGATACGGCAGACCATAGAGCGTGAGGAGAACTTCAGGCGTGAGAGAGAGATTGCCAAACAGGGTCAAGCTGGAGAATCATCTGCACATTCGAAAACCCGACCAACTACTCTCTACCCCGGCAAGTACGGCAAAGGCCTTTGCCATGAGGTGGAAGAGAAACGGAAGATGTTTGAGTCTAGTGATCCCGGATGCAGGCCTTTGAGGTCTCCCAAAGCAAAGAACCCAACAGTCTCCATATCCACCTCCCCATCGCCCACACCAAGGGGTGCAACCTACCATGAGATGACCGCCCAAAATGTTATCATCCTGGAGCCGGACTCCTACCCCACCAGCCCGAGGCACCGCACCCGGGGATCCTTGCTATCTCCGGGGCCCAGCAGGTACAGTGAGTGGCCCTTGGAGACGTCAGCCAACGTCATCATTTTGGAGACGTCCAACCTGATCATCCGGAGTGCCTCTGAGTTCTGCCTGAGCTCGGCCTCCTGCCAGGAGACCCAGGAGAGCACATTTCTCAACAACCCCTTCTTCAAGCTGCGCTCACGGAGCTCCATGTCCCTGGTGGACCAGGAGATTAAGATGGtgaagcagagggaggaggagtggaggaggcaGAAGAGCCAGATGCAGACCAAGGAGAAGTACGACACCGTCCTGGTGTCCCCAAACCTCCTTGATAACCTGAGCTTTGATAAAGCAG AAGTGCCACTGAAATGTGTGTCTTCCCCTTCATCACCATCAAGGACTCGAAAGCTGGACCGCTCCGCCCTGTCATGTGACCATAGG TTTTACAGGTGA
- the LOC109874587 gene encoding uncharacterized protein LOC109874587 isoform X2 — protein sequence MQIDESNRDPPHTPTETQICSLSKSNLNYSRRVAAWLSSPLVSVVQIICRRLGKLEMISFWLLCWRLLRATAGVKTIKGNEVIEGCSAIDTPQEKEKEQESQSGVIAMETSQLSEMANLTDYKMDSGETEDQRHLLSESEEECDREPFAEYRGTRENLKTSVDEPDEDDESGEVNREEETHNFETGRNDFSLTQLLNSSSIFGSEPVCKVEDLLAQGHLGNSSPSEVTVTQESILEQRIREEVSSDVSTGSCHDPDRDDLSDCLQVEMAIVSSDSEADDQWRSTFASTVNKEEGCDGNAQDALEKDRAAGEAENGAKGETGDSPRVLEQPDCPTECEIQDMPSGKFQGLSKIPEDEEEVSQGRTRKVSRSTSASSSASSDPDKKVPKDYCVIQEMKSKNISTEHVDFQGARKQWRQMEEQTQGEVQVHQPTVRQQGMCQGGHSAMYTPVRNIDRPRRDPEIDSLALGDFQHSQFSPCSEDSGMDDFSYRSLYEDSDNPVEREIRQTIEREENFRREREIAKQGQAGESSAHSKTRPTTLYPGKYGKGLCHEVEEKRKMFESSDPGCRPLRSPKAKNPTVSISTSPSPTPRGATYHEMTAQNVIILEPDSYPTSPRHRTRGSLLSPGPSRYSEWPLETSANVIILETSNLIIRSASEFCLSSASCQETQESTFLNNPFFKLRSRSSMSLVDQEIKMVKQREEEWRRQKSQMQTKEKYDTVLVSPNLLDNLSFDKAEVPLKCVSSPSSPSRTRKLDRSALSCDHRFYR from the exons AGAGCCACAGCTGGAGTGAAGACGATAAAGGGGAATGAAGTGATTGAGGGCTGCAGTGCTATCGACACTCCacaagagaaagaaaaagaacaAGAATCCCAATCTGGGGTCATAGCCATGGAGACCAGCCAGCTTTCAGAGATGGCGAACCTAACAGACTATAAAATGGATTCTGGGGAAACAGAGGACCAGAGACACCTGCTTAGCGAAAGCGAGGAAGAATGTGACCGAGAACCTTTCGCAGAATACAGAGGAACAAGAGAGAACTTAAAAACATCAGTGGATGAACCGGACGAAGATGATGAAAGTGGTGAggtgaacagagaggaggagactcaCAACTTTGAGACAGGACGAAATGATTTCAGTCTAACACAGTTACTCAACTCCTCAAGTATATTTGGTAGTGAACCCGTTTGCAAGGTGGAAGACCTGCTTGCACAAGGTCACCTGGGCAACTCTTCTCCATCAGAAGTGACGGTGACACAAGAGTCCATCTTGGAGCAGCGCATCCGAGAGGAGGTCTCCTCAGATGTCTCAACAGGGTCCtgtcacgaccctgaccgagaCGACCTGAGTGACTGTCTCCAGGTAGAAATGGCCATCGTGTCATCAGACAGCGAGGCTGACGACCAGTGGAGGTCCACTTTTGCCTCTACAGTCAACAAGGAGGAAGGCTGTGATGGAAATGCTCAAGATGCCCTCGAGAAGGACAGAGCCGCAGGGGAGGCAGAGAATGGGGCCAAGGGTGAAACTGGAGATAGTCCTCGCGTTCTTGAACAACCCGATTGCCCGACAGAATGCGAGATCCAAGACATGCCCTCTGGCAAGTTCCAGGGCTTATCCAAAATTCCAGAGGATGAAGAAGAGGTCAGCCAAGGCAGGACTCGCAAAGTGAGTCGTTCTACATCTGCAAGCTCTTCTGCAAGCTCTGACCCCGACAAGAAGGTTCCTAAAGACTACTGTGTGATACAAGAAATGAAGAGCAAGAACATTAGTACAGAGCATGTGGACTTCCAGGGGGCTCGGAAGCAGTGGCGTCAAATGGAGGAGCAGACCCAAGGAGAGGTCCAGGTCCACCAGCCCACTGTCAGACAGCAGGGGATGTGCCAGGGAGGTCACAGCGCCATGTACACACCCGTCAGGAACATTGACCGACCCAGGAGGGACCCCGAAATTGACAGCCTTGCCCTTGGTGACTTTCAACACTCTCAGTTCAGCCCATGTTCAGAAGACTCAGGTATGGATGACTTCAGCTACAGGTCCCTTTACGAGGACTCAGACAACCCTGTCGAAAGGGAGATACGGCAGACCATAGAGCGTGAGGAGAACTTCAGGCGTGAGAGAGAGATTGCCAAACAGGGTCAAGCTGGAGAATCATCTGCACATTCGAAAACCCGACCAACTACTCTCTACCCCGGCAAGTACGGCAAAGGCCTTTGCCATGAGGTGGAAGAGAAACGGAAGATGTTTGAGTCTAGTGATCCCGGATGCAGGCCTTTGAGGTCTCCCAAAGCAAAGAACCCAACAGTCTCCATATCCACCTCCCCATCGCCCACACCAAGGGGTGCAACCTACCATGAGATGACCGCCCAAAATGTTATCATCCTGGAGCCGGACTCCTACCCCACCAGCCCGAGGCACCGCACCCGGGGATCCTTGCTATCTCCGGGGCCCAGCAGGTACAGTGAGTGGCCCTTGGAGACGTCAGCCAACGTCATCATTTTGGAGACGTCCAACCTGATCATCCGGAGTGCCTCTGAGTTCTGCCTGAGCTCGGCCTCCTGCCAGGAGACCCAGGAGAGCACATTTCTCAACAACCCCTTCTTCAAGCTGCGCTCACGGAGCTCCATGTCCCTGGTGGACCAGGAGATTAAGATGGtgaagcagagggaggaggagtggaggaggcaGAAGAGCCAGATGCAGACCAAGGAGAAGTACGACACCGTCCTGGTGTCCCCAAACCTCCTTGATAACCTGAGCTTTGATAAAGCAG AAGTGCCACTGAAATGTGTGTCTTCCCCTTCATCACCATCAAGGACTCGAAAGCTGGACCGCTCCGCCCTGTCATGTGACCATAGG TTTTACAGGTGA